From a single Rosa rugosa chromosome 7, drRosRugo1.1, whole genome shotgun sequence genomic region:
- the LOC133720896 gene encoding binding partner of ACD11 1, with product MQQLQTRTVQVKQLSDLASEREIHEFFSFSGEIERIQIQRDPAQSKTAFVTFKDAKALEIALLLSGATMVDQIVTISPVENYVPINEMPEVRLVESAVCAAPAESVSPNAEDKDGSPNNGRVYVNRAQDVVSSMFAKGSAIGQDAVNKAKAFDEKHRLRASASEKVTSFDKRVGLTEKLTVGLSVVNEKVKSVDQRLQVSDKTMAAIFAAERKLNDTGSAVKTSRYVTAGAAWFNGAFSKVAKAGQAAGTKTREKFHMAVSNLTAKDPIAA from the exons ACGAGAACTGTCCAAGTAAAGCAACTATCAGATCTAGCCAGCGAGAGAGAGATTCACGAGTTCTTCTCCTTTTCTGGAGAGATCGAACGCATTCAGATCCAAcg TGATCCTGCGCAATCAAAGACTGCATTTGTTACTTTCAAGGATGCCAAAGCTCTTGAAATCGCACTCTTGTTATCG GGAGCAACAATGGTTGATCAGATTGTGACTATTTCTCCTGTTGAAAATTATGTACCAATCAATGAGATGCCG GAAGTGAGATTGGTGGAAAGTGCTGTTTGTGCTGCCCCTGCTGAAAGTGTTTCACCAAATGCTGAG GATAAAGATGGCTCTCCTAACAATGGAAGGGTGTACGTAAATAGAGCTCAAGATGTAGTGTCTAGTATGTTTGCAAAAGGTTCAGCAATTGGACAAGATGCCGTGAACAAGGCTAAAGCATTTGATGAAAAGCATCGGTTGAGAGCAAGTGCATCTGAGAAAGTAACTTCCTTTGACAAGAGAGTGGGGCTCACAGAGAAATTGACAGTAGGCCTTTCAGTGGTTAACGAGAAAGTGAAATCTGTTGATCAAAGACTTCAGGTCTCAGATAAAACAATGGCAGCAATATTTGCAGCAGAGAGAAAATTAAATGATACTGGATCAGCTGTCAAAACAAGCAG GTATGTGACTGCGGGAGCAGCTTGGTTCAATGGTGCTTTTAGCAAGGTGGCAAAGGCAGGGCAGGCTGCAGGTACGAAAACCAGAGAAAAGTTCCATATGGCTGTGTCAAACTTGACTGCAAAG